Proteins encoded within one genomic window of Couchioplanes caeruleus:
- a CDS encoding DoxX family protein, with the protein MRSFHALAGLLTTTGVLHFATPRPFDALVPRSLPGGPRTWTYLSGAAELAVAAAVAHPRTRRLGGLAAAGLFAAVFPANVKMAVDWRHASPARRAVAYGRLPLQVPLVLWGLRVASSAK; encoded by the coding sequence ATGAGATCGTTCCACGCCCTCGCCGGACTGCTCACCACCACCGGCGTCCTGCACTTCGCCACGCCGCGCCCCTTCGACGCCCTCGTCCCGCGCTCCCTGCCGGGTGGCCCGCGCACCTGGACCTACCTCAGCGGCGCCGCCGAGCTCGCCGTCGCCGCCGCGGTGGCGCACCCGCGCACCCGCCGCCTCGGCGGGCTGGCCGCGGCCGGCCTCTTCGCCGCGGTGTTCCCGGCCAACGTCAAGATGGCCGTCGACTGGCGGCACGCGTCCCCGGCCCGGCGGGCCGTCGCCTACGGCCGGCTGCCCCTGCAGGTGCCCCTGGTGCTGTGGGGACTGCGCGTCGCGTCTTCGGCAAAGTAG
- a CDS encoding cysteine desulfurase family protein → MAYLDHAATTPMLAEALDAYVAAARQVGNPSSLHAAGRSARRLVEESRERIAAVLGARPSEVIFTSGGTESDNLATKGIHWARRDADPRRNRVVASAVEHHAVMDAVQWLGCHEGAAVDWLPVDRCGRVDPASLAEVIDAHGDEITVVSVQWANNEVGTVQPLPGLAALAARAGIPFHTDAVQAVGQIPVDFAASGAAAMTVSGHKLGGPVGVGALLLGRDIAATPLLHGGGQERDVRSGTLDTPGVVAFAVAVEAAVKSQQEYAARVAALRDELVARVRAAIPDAVFNGDAADRLPANAHFSFPGCEGDALLLLLDAQGISCSTGSACSAGVAQPSHVLLAMGADDDRARSSLRFTLGHTTTLEDVDALLAALPGAVERARRATAWKTPRQP, encoded by the coding sequence ATGGCCTACCTGGATCACGCGGCGACCACGCCGATGCTCGCCGAGGCGCTCGACGCGTACGTCGCAGCGGCCCGGCAGGTCGGTAACCCGTCGTCCCTGCACGCAGCCGGCCGATCCGCCCGCCGGCTGGTCGAGGAGTCCCGCGAGCGGATCGCCGCGGTGCTCGGCGCGCGACCCTCCGAGGTGATTTTCACCAGCGGCGGGACGGAAAGCGACAACCTCGCGACGAAGGGCATCCACTGGGCCCGCCGCGACGCGGACCCGCGGCGGAACCGGGTCGTGGCATCCGCGGTGGAGCACCACGCGGTCATGGACGCGGTGCAGTGGCTCGGCTGTCACGAGGGCGCCGCCGTCGACTGGCTGCCGGTCGACCGTTGCGGCCGCGTCGACCCGGCGTCGCTGGCGGAGGTCATCGATGCGCACGGCGACGAGATCACCGTCGTCAGCGTCCAGTGGGCCAACAACGAGGTCGGCACCGTACAGCCGCTCCCCGGGCTGGCGGCGCTGGCCGCCCGGGCCGGAATCCCGTTCCACACCGACGCGGTCCAGGCCGTCGGCCAGATCCCGGTCGACTTCGCCGCCAGCGGCGCGGCGGCGATGACCGTCAGCGGCCACAAGCTGGGCGGCCCGGTCGGCGTCGGCGCCCTCCTGCTGGGCCGCGACATCGCCGCGACCCCGCTGCTGCACGGCGGCGGGCAGGAACGAGACGTACGCTCCGGCACGCTGGACACCCCCGGCGTCGTCGCGTTCGCCGTCGCGGTGGAGGCGGCGGTCAAGAGCCAGCAGGAGTACGCCGCCCGCGTCGCTGCCCTCCGGGACGAGCTGGTCGCCCGCGTGCGAGCGGCCATCCCCGATGCGGTCTTCAACGGTGACGCGGCCGATCGGCTGCCGGCCAACGCGCACTTCTCCTTCCCCGGATGTGAGGGGGACGCGTTGCTGCTGCTCCTCGACGCTCAGGGAATATCCTGCTCGACCGGCTCGGCTTGCTCGGCGGGTGTGGCGCAGCCCTCACACGTCCTGCTCGCCATGGGCGCCGACGACGACCGCGCGCGGTCGTCGTTGCGTTTCACGCTGGGACACACCACGACGCTGGAGGACGTCGACGCGCTGCTGGCGGCGTTGCCGGGGGCGGTCGAGCGGGCCCGCAGGGCGACGGCCTGGAAGACGCCGCGTCAGCCGTAG
- a CDS encoding ABC transporter ATP-binding protein yields MLEAETPTAPDDDTVISFDRVSVIRGGNFLLRSVSWQVELDERWVILGPNGAGKTTLLNLASARMHPSRGAAWVLGERLGRTDVSELRTRVGITTGQLADQVPPEERVLDVVVTAAWSVVGRWREAYDPQDERRARALLDQLGMGALTDRLFGTLSEGERKRTQIARALMTDPELMLLDEPTAGLDLGGREDLLARLGELAEDPDAPAMVLVTHHVEEIPPGFTHAMLLREGSVVAAGLLGETLTADNLSKTFGLPLVVQRTGGRYTARAA; encoded by the coding sequence GTGCTCGAGGCAGAGACCCCCACAGCCCCTGACGACGACACCGTGATCTCCTTCGACCGGGTGAGTGTCATCCGCGGCGGCAACTTCCTGCTCCGCAGCGTCTCCTGGCAGGTCGAGCTGGACGAGCGGTGGGTGATCCTGGGCCCGAACGGCGCCGGCAAGACCACGCTGCTCAACCTCGCGTCCGCCCGTATGCACCCGTCCCGGGGCGCGGCGTGGGTGCTCGGCGAGCGGCTCGGCCGTACGGATGTCAGCGAGCTTCGTACCCGGGTCGGCATCACGACCGGTCAGCTCGCCGACCAGGTGCCGCCCGAGGAGCGGGTCCTCGACGTCGTCGTCACGGCCGCCTGGTCGGTCGTCGGGCGCTGGCGGGAGGCCTACGACCCGCAGGACGAGCGGCGCGCCCGCGCGCTGCTCGACCAGCTCGGCATGGGCGCGCTGACGGACCGCCTCTTCGGCACCCTCTCCGAGGGCGAGCGCAAGCGCACCCAGATCGCCCGGGCGCTGATGACCGATCCGGAGCTGATGCTGCTCGACGAGCCCACCGCGGGCCTCGACCTGGGCGGGCGCGAGGACCTCCTGGCCCGGCTGGGCGAGCTCGCCGAGGATCCGGACGCTCCGGCGATGGTGCTGGTCACCCACCACGTGGAGGAGATTCCGCCGGGCTTCACCCACGCGATGCTGCTGCGCGAGGGTTCGGTCGTCGCCGCCGGTCTGCTGGGCGAGACGCTGACCGCGGACAACCTCTCCAAGACGTTCGGCCTGCCGCTGGTGGTGCAGCGTACGGGCGGCCGCTACACGGCCCGGGCCGCCTGA
- a CDS encoding DUF202 domain-containing protein, translated as MTADPAPGYVRDPGASAERTRLAWRRTGMSATVVALLAARPAFAPDARPGIILLAALAMAGWAVLVALAYRRAHWLAVWPPRPGRRAVTSYALITAAFALLGTVLVLL; from the coding sequence ATGACGGCGGACCCGGCGCCGGGATACGTCCGGGACCCGGGAGCCTCCGCGGAACGCACCCGCCTGGCCTGGCGACGTACCGGAATGTCCGCGACCGTCGTCGCCCTGCTGGCCGCACGACCCGCTTTCGCACCCGACGCCCGCCCGGGGATCATCCTGCTCGCGGCGCTCGCGATGGCCGGCTGGGCGGTGCTGGTCGCGCTCGCCTATCGGCGGGCCCACTGGCTCGCCGTCTGGCCGCCCCGTCCGGGGCGCCGGGCCGTGACCTCCTACGCGCTGATCACCGCGGCGTTCGCGCTGCTGGGCACGGTGCTGGTCCTGCTGTAG
- a CDS encoding electron transfer flavoprotein subunit beta/FixA family protein: MNIVVLVKQVPDSGAERTLSASDNTVERGSANNVINEMDEYAIEEALKIKEAHGGEVTVLTMGPAGATESIRKALSMGPDKAVHVQDDALHGSCAVATSKVLAAALGTLNADLILCGAESTDGRVQVMPHMLAERLGIAALTGARKLTVDGSQLTAERQTDEGYEVVTAATPAVVSVWDTINEPRYPSFKGIMAAKKKPVQGLSLADLGVAADEVGFAGATSTVVEFAPRPPRSAGTKVTDEGNGGAQLVEFLATEKFV; this comes from the coding sequence ATGAACATCGTCGTACTGGTCAAGCAGGTGCCCGACTCCGGTGCCGAGCGCACCCTGAGCGCGAGCGACAACACGGTCGAGCGCGGCTCGGCGAACAACGTCATCAACGAGATGGACGAGTACGCCATCGAGGAGGCGCTGAAGATCAAGGAGGCGCACGGTGGCGAGGTGACCGTCCTGACGATGGGCCCCGCCGGTGCGACCGAGTCGATCCGCAAGGCCCTCTCCATGGGTCCCGACAAGGCCGTGCACGTGCAGGACGATGCCCTGCACGGCTCGTGCGCCGTGGCGACCTCGAAGGTCCTCGCGGCCGCCCTCGGCACGCTCAACGCCGACCTGATCCTCTGCGGCGCCGAGTCGACCGACGGCCGCGTCCAGGTCATGCCGCACATGCTCGCCGAGCGCCTCGGCATCGCGGCGCTGACCGGCGCCCGCAAGCTCACGGTCGACGGCTCGCAGCTCACCGCCGAGCGTCAGACGGACGAGGGCTACGAGGTCGTCACCGCCGCCACCCCGGCCGTGGTCAGCGTGTGGGACACCATCAACGAGCCGCGCTACCCGTCCTTCAAGGGCATCATGGCGGCCAAGAAGAAGCCGGTGCAGGGCCTGTCGCTCGCCGACCTGGGCGTAGCGGCGGACGAGGTCGGCTTCGCCGGCGCGACGTCGACCGTGGTCGAGTTCGCGCCGCGCCCGCCGCGCAGCGCGGGCACCAAGGTCACCGACGAGGGCAACGGCGGCGCGCAGCTCGTCGAGTTCCTCGCCACCGAGAAGTTCGTCTGA
- a CDS encoding YidH family protein, whose product MAGEKPDYRFSLANERTFLAWIRTALALLAGGLACAQFLPPLPISHLREIIAVALLLLGGVVAVRAVDHWARTEKAMRLGADLPRSRFPAVLALIVAVGALLLVVAVLIKAAR is encoded by the coding sequence ATGGCCGGAGAAAAGCCGGACTACCGGTTCTCCCTGGCCAACGAGCGCACCTTCCTGGCCTGGATCCGCACCGCCCTGGCCCTGCTCGCCGGGGGGCTGGCCTGCGCCCAGTTCCTGCCGCCGCTGCCGATCAGCCATCTCAGGGAGATCATCGCGGTGGCGCTGCTCCTGCTGGGCGGTGTGGTCGCGGTCCGGGCGGTGGACCATTGGGCGCGTACGGAGAAAGCCATGCGCCTCGGCGCCGACCTGCCCCGCTCCCGCTTCCCCGCCGTCCTCGCCCTGATCGTGGCGGTCGGCGCCCTCCTGCTGGTCGTCGCGGTGCTGATCAAGGCAGCACGATGA
- a CDS encoding acetolactate synthase, which translates to MADMIEGHGGDLALAALRAYGVTEMFTLSGGHVFPIYDAAYKAGFPIYDVRHEQSAVFAAEAVAKLQRRPGLAVLTAGPGVTNGVSGLTSAFFNASPVLVLGGRAPSFRWGSGSLQEIDHVPLVAPITKYAATVTGTEQIPAEIGRALTAALTAHRGPSFLDLPLEVLFSSEDVAAPGEPAVPVLEPDPDEVARAAALLAEAERPVIIAGSDVWGGDAVAELRAAAEALQIPVFTNGMGRGALPTGHPLAFAKARRPALGGADVVAVIGTPLDFRLNFGEFDAARVIHIVDAPSQRATHVQAAVSPAGDLRQILAALANHQGKRADHSEWIEGLRAAEDAGRARDAEAMAAESDPIKPARVYGELRKVLAPDAVTIGDGGDFVSYAGRYLEPAQPGTWLDPGPYGCLGTGMGYAMGARITYPDRQICVLMGDGAAGFSLMDAESLARQNLPVVIVVGNNGIWGLEKHPMQAMYGYDVAADLQPGLRYDDVVTALGGAGETVEKSGDLGPALARAFASGVPYLVNVLTDPADAYPRSSNLA; encoded by the coding sequence ATGGCGGACATGATCGAAGGCCACGGCGGGGACCTGGCGCTGGCGGCGCTGCGGGCGTACGGAGTCACGGAGATGTTCACTCTCTCCGGTGGCCACGTCTTCCCGATCTACGACGCCGCCTACAAGGCCGGTTTCCCGATCTACGACGTACGCCACGAGCAGTCCGCGGTCTTCGCCGCCGAGGCCGTCGCCAAGCTGCAGCGCCGTCCCGGCCTCGCCGTGCTGACCGCCGGCCCCGGCGTCACCAACGGCGTCTCCGGGCTCACCAGCGCGTTCTTCAACGCCTCGCCGGTGTTGGTGCTGGGTGGCAGGGCACCCTCCTTCCGCTGGGGTTCGGGCAGCCTGCAGGAGATCGACCACGTCCCGCTGGTCGCCCCGATCACCAAGTACGCGGCCACCGTGACCGGCACCGAGCAGATCCCGGCCGAGATCGGCCGGGCGCTGACCGCCGCGCTGACCGCCCACCGCGGTCCGTCCTTTCTCGACCTGCCGCTGGAGGTGCTCTTCTCCAGCGAGGACGTCGCGGCGCCCGGCGAGCCCGCCGTGCCGGTGCTCGAGCCGGATCCCGACGAGGTGGCCCGGGCCGCCGCGCTGCTCGCCGAGGCGGAGCGGCCGGTGATCATCGCGGGCTCCGACGTGTGGGGTGGCGACGCGGTCGCCGAGCTGCGGGCCGCGGCCGAGGCGCTGCAGATCCCGGTCTTCACCAACGGCATGGGCCGCGGCGCGCTGCCGACGGGGCACCCGCTCGCCTTCGCCAAGGCCCGCCGCCCCGCGCTGGGCGGGGCCGACGTGGTCGCGGTGATCGGCACCCCGCTCGACTTCCGGCTCAACTTCGGCGAGTTCGATGCCGCGCGGGTGATCCACATCGTCGACGCGCCGAGCCAGCGCGCCACGCACGTCCAGGCCGCCGTCTCGCCCGCGGGCGACCTGCGGCAGATCCTCGCCGCGCTCGCGAACCATCAGGGGAAGCGCGCCGACCACAGCGAGTGGATCGAGGGACTGCGGGCCGCCGAGGACGCCGGCCGGGCCCGCGACGCCGAGGCCATGGCCGCCGAGAGCGACCCCATCAAGCCCGCCCGCGTGTACGGGGAACTGCGCAAGGTCCTGGCCCCCGACGCGGTCACCATCGGCGACGGCGGTGACTTCGTCTCGTACGCGGGCCGCTACCTCGAGCCCGCCCAGCCCGGCACCTGGCTCGACCCGGGCCCGTACGGCTGCCTCGGCACCGGCATGGGTTACGCCATGGGTGCCCGGATCACGTACCCGGACCGGCAGATCTGCGTCCTCATGGGCGACGGCGCGGCGGGCTTCTCGCTGATGGACGCCGAGTCGCTGGCCCGGCAGAACCTCCCGGTCGTCATCGTGGTCGGCAACAACGGCATCTGGGGCCTGGAGAAGCACCCCATGCAGGCCATGTACGGCTACGACGTGGCCGCCGACCTGCAGCCGGGCCTGCGCTACGACGACGTGGTCACGGCGCTCGGCGGCGCGGGGGAGACGGTGGAGAAGTCCGGCGACCTGGGTCCGGCCCTCGCGCGGGCCTTCGCCTCGGGCGTGCCCTACCTGGTCAATGTGCTCACCGATCCCGCGGACGCGTACCCGCGCTCGTCCAACCTCGCCTGA
- a CDS encoding ribokinase — protein MADPSPPRIVVAGSANMDLVGLAQRLPRPGETVLGDDFVMTPGGKGANQAIAAARAGGACTMLGAIGSDAFGVTIKARLNASGVDTEHLRTSYGASGVAVIMVDRAGENAILVSPGANSTFAGLSAAESAVIAEGDVLLCQQEIPSDTVVAAVRAARSAGTRVILNAAPARELPPELRECVDLLVVNEGEAVAITGTPEPDLAALLALVPRVVLTLGAHGSRYADRDGRDERIPAFAVDAVDSTAAGDAFTGALAVAWGEGRDLVAAVRWANAAGAVCARTVGASGSLPARADIDALYARYA, from the coding sequence ATGGCCGACCCGTCGCCGCCGCGGATCGTCGTCGCCGGCAGCGCCAACATGGACCTGGTGGGCCTCGCACAGCGGCTGCCCCGCCCGGGCGAGACGGTGCTGGGCGACGACTTCGTGATGACCCCGGGCGGCAAGGGTGCCAACCAGGCGATCGCCGCGGCCCGTGCGGGCGGCGCCTGCACGATGCTCGGCGCGATCGGCTCCGATGCGTTCGGCGTGACCATCAAGGCCCGACTGAACGCCTCGGGCGTCGACACGGAGCATCTTCGGACGAGCTACGGCGCGTCCGGCGTCGCGGTGATCATGGTGGACCGTGCCGGGGAGAACGCCATTCTCGTGAGCCCGGGCGCGAACAGTACCTTCGCCGGGCTCAGCGCCGCGGAGAGCGCGGTGATCGCCGAGGGCGACGTGTTGCTGTGCCAGCAGGAGATCCCCTCGGACACCGTCGTAGCGGCGGTCCGTGCGGCCCGTTCGGCCGGCACCCGGGTGATCCTGAACGCCGCGCCGGCTCGGGAGCTGCCGCCGGAGCTGCGGGAGTGCGTCGACTTGCTCGTGGTGAACGAGGGCGAGGCCGTCGCGATCACCGGGACGCCGGAGCCGGACCTGGCGGCCCTTCTGGCGCTGGTGCCGCGGGTGGTGCTGACGCTCGGCGCCCACGGCTCCCGCTACGCCGACCGGGACGGCCGCGACGAGCGGATCCCGGCCTTCGCGGTCGACGCGGTGGACAGCACCGCGGCGGGCGACGCGTTCACCGGCGCGCTGGCCGTGGCCTGGGGCGAGGGTCGTGACCTGGTCGCCGCGGTGCGCTGGGCCAACGCCGCCGGAGCGGTCTGCGCCCGCACGGTGGGCGCGTCCGGTTCGCTGCCCGCCCGCGCCGACATCGACGCCCTCTACGCGCGCTACGCCTGA
- a CDS encoding enoyl-CoA hydratase/isomerase family protein, which yields MSEFVKLEIGDGIGTIRLQRPPMNALNTQVQEELRSAAEEATASADVRAVIVYGGEKVFAAGADITEFTTTTFQEMTVRAAALSSAFDAVARIPKPVVAAITGYALGGGCELALTCDWRVVADDAKLGQPEIKLGIIPGAGGTQRLARLVGPARAKDLIFSGRMVDAEEALRIGLADRVVPAADVYSAAVELVRPYVNGPAMALRAAKQAIDGGLSMDLASGLALESHLFAGLFATDDRIEGTTAFVEKRKPGFTGR from the coding sequence GTGAGTGAGTTCGTGAAGCTGGAGATCGGCGACGGCATCGGCACGATCCGTCTTCAGCGGCCGCCGATGAACGCCCTCAACACGCAGGTGCAGGAGGAGCTGCGGTCGGCCGCCGAGGAGGCCACCGCGTCCGCCGACGTCCGGGCGGTGATCGTGTACGGAGGGGAGAAGGTGTTCGCCGCCGGCGCGGACATCACCGAGTTCACGACCACCACGTTCCAGGAGATGACCGTACGGGCGGCGGCGCTGTCCAGCGCGTTCGACGCGGTCGCGCGCATCCCGAAGCCGGTGGTCGCCGCGATCACCGGTTACGCCCTGGGCGGCGGCTGTGAGCTGGCGCTGACCTGTGACTGGCGGGTCGTCGCCGACGACGCGAAGCTGGGCCAGCCGGAGATCAAGCTGGGCATCATCCCGGGCGCCGGCGGCACGCAGCGGCTGGCCCGGCTGGTCGGCCCGGCCCGGGCCAAGGACCTGATCTTCTCGGGCCGGATGGTCGACGCCGAGGAGGCACTGCGCATCGGCCTCGCCGACCGCGTCGTGCCCGCCGCCGACGTCTACTCCGCCGCGGTCGAGCTGGTGCGGCCGTACGTGAACGGCCCGGCGATGGCCCTGCGCGCCGCGAAGCAGGCGATCGACGGCGGCCTGAGCATGGATCTCGCCTCCGGCCTGGCGCTGGAGAGCCACCTGTTCGCGGGCCTCTTCGCCACTGACGACCGGATCGAGGGCACGACGGCGTTCGTGGAAAAGCGTAAGCCGGGGTTCACCGGGCGGTGA
- a CDS encoding PLD nuclease N-terminal domain-containing protein, whose amino-acid sequence MVRLFVLLAAVQLILLVLALIGALSADRVRGMPRILWVLVILLVPLFGPLAYFLWGRPLPPPREGGRTRRTGPRPVSPDDDPDFLRSMDTEQSRRDRELLDKWERELKNDDG is encoded by the coding sequence ATGGTCCGGTTGTTCGTCCTCCTGGCTGCCGTGCAGCTCATTCTCCTGGTGCTCGCACTCATCGGCGCGCTGTCCGCCGATCGGGTCCGCGGCATGCCGCGCATCCTCTGGGTCCTCGTGATCCTTCTTGTCCCCCTTTTCGGCCCCTTGGCATACTTCCTCTGGGGCCGACCACTGCCGCCGCCGCGCGAGGGCGGCCGGACACGCCGGACCGGGCCGCGCCCGGTGTCACCCGACGACGACCCGGACTTCCTGCGCTCGATGGACACCGAGCAGTCCCGCCGCGACCGCGAGCTGCTGGACAAGTGGGAGCGCGAGCTCAAGAACGACGACGGCTGA
- a CDS encoding electron transfer flavoprotein subunit alpha/FixB family protein encodes MAEVLVVVEASQAAGVKKVTLEMLTIARGLGDVSAVVFGDAGELTAKLGEYGAQKIYVASGEDVEGYLVAPKATAVAELVKRVQPAAVLLASTQEGKEIAGRLAVKLDNGLLTDAVELAADGTATQVVFAGSAIVKSKVTRGLPIVTIRPNSLTPAAAPATPAVEQLTVTVTEADKLTKVVERVAEQKGSRPELTEASIVVSGGRGVGNADNFKLVEELADLLGGAVGASRAAVDSGYYPHQFQVGQTGKTVSPQLYVALGISGAIQHRAGMQTSKTIVAVNKDPEAPIFELADFGVVGDLFKIVPQAGEEIRKRK; translated from the coding sequence ATGGCTGAAGTATTGGTCGTCGTCGAGGCCTCGCAGGCTGCCGGCGTCAAGAAGGTCACGCTCGAGATGCTGACGATCGCCCGCGGTCTGGGCGACGTCTCGGCCGTCGTGTTCGGCGACGCGGGTGAGCTCACCGCCAAGCTGGGCGAGTACGGCGCGCAGAAGATCTACGTCGCTTCCGGCGAGGACGTCGAGGGCTACCTGGTGGCGCCCAAGGCCACCGCGGTCGCCGAGCTGGTCAAGCGCGTCCAGCCGGCGGCGGTCCTGCTCGCCTCCACCCAGGAGGGCAAGGAGATCGCCGGCCGCCTCGCGGTCAAGCTGGACAACGGTCTGCTCACCGACGCGGTCGAGCTGGCCGCCGACGGCACCGCCACGCAGGTGGTCTTCGCCGGTTCGGCCATCGTCAAGTCGAAGGTCACCCGCGGCCTGCCGATCGTGACCATCCGTCCCAACTCGCTGACCCCGGCCGCGGCCCCGGCCACCCCGGCCGTGGAGCAGCTCACGGTCACGGTGACCGAGGCGGACAAGCTGACGAAGGTCGTCGAGCGCGTCGCGGAGCAGAAGGGCTCCCGCCCCGAGCTCACGGAGGCGTCGATCGTCGTCTCCGGCGGCCGCGGCGTCGGCAACGCGGACAACTTCAAGCTGGTCGAGGAGCTCGCCGACCTGCTCGGCGGCGCGGTCGGCGCGTCCCGCGCGGCGGTCGACTCGGGCTACTACCCGCACCAGTTCCAGGTCGGCCAGACCGGCAAGACGGTGTCGCCGCAGCTTTACGTCGCCCTGGGCATCTCGGGCGCGATCCAGCACCGGGCCGGCATGCAGACCTCGAAGACGATCGTCGCGGTCAACAAGGACCCCGAGGCCCCGATCTTCGAGCTCGCCGACTTCGGCGTGGTGGGCGACCTGTTCAAGATCGTGCCGCAGGCCGGCGAGGAGATCCGCAAGCGTAAGTAA
- a CDS encoding DUF6232 family protein, whose translation MVTYYRDRDVVVTSGGIRIGGHDYRLRDFVQVWHARGRRQWSAVAGRGALGIAMIAPLVIGALGVLLALVLDASTGTTVALAGGGILVGLAAAPLADVLLELVDRSYDRGSRRMEIWADVRGHRTLLLRTDNAQRFGQIYRALQRALDHDTVPR comes from the coding sequence ATGGTCACCTACTACCGGGACCGCGACGTGGTCGTCACGTCCGGCGGGATCCGGATCGGCGGTCACGACTACCGGCTGCGCGACTTCGTGCAGGTCTGGCATGCGCGCGGGCGCCGGCAGTGGAGCGCGGTCGCCGGGCGCGGTGCCCTCGGTATCGCCATGATCGCTCCCCTGGTGATCGGCGCGCTGGGCGTGCTCCTCGCGCTGGTCCTCGACGCCTCCACCGGCACCACGGTCGCGCTGGCCGGCGGCGGCATCCTGGTCGGCCTGGCCGCGGCGCCGCTCGCCGACGTACTGCTCGAGCTCGTGGACCGCTCCTACGATCGCGGCAGCCGCCGGATGGAGATCTGGGCGGACGTGCGCGGCCACCGGACGCTGCTGCTGCGGACGGACAACGCCCAGCGTTTCGGGCAGATCTACCGGGCTTTGCAACGCGCCCTCGATCATGACACCGTTCCTCGATGA
- a CDS encoding Hsp70 family protein, whose protein sequence is MSIDQGRHSLGVDFGTSNTVAVARWPDGRARPILVDGSPLLPSAVYAEPGGLILVGRDAVHSARRDPARFEPNPKRRIDDGLVLLGERELPVVDLIAGVLVRVAEEWHRAVGPVRPHVTLTCPATWGATRRGLLAEAASRAGLEGARLVAEPVAAATYFAEVLGRDVPIGSVVVVHDFGAGTFDASVVARTAEGFEVLAVDGRDDIGGLDVDAALVEHLGVLCAERDAEAWKRLTEPATLEDRRAQRQLWDDVRIAKERLSRTQSADVMVPLLDLELHVTREELEKLARPVLDQTVRVTHDLLRWADLPEGRLAGVFLVGGASRIPLVATLLHRELGEAPVAIEQPELVVAEGSILAGAALLASEPAAPGPTSEMRLVSRPDAGPGPVPVAATDPPTAPAASQDDIETVRTPRRELTGALPPAVDPWPDATQHWQRDPEATVAVSPAATVLPVSPPARPVSPAQGVSSRKGATVRWEQPPVRRRSGRALRAVQVFLSIVLLVTAPVVALLVTYSISAEVPFDASMTYLIEDLRRLMG, encoded by the coding sequence ATGTCCATCGACCAGGGTCGGCACTCGCTCGGCGTCGACTTCGGCACCTCCAACACGGTCGCGGTCGCCCGCTGGCCCGACGGCCGCGCCCGGCCGATCCTCGTCGACGGATCCCCGCTGCTGCCCTCGGCCGTCTACGCCGAGCCCGGCGGCCTGATCCTGGTCGGCCGCGACGCGGTGCACAGCGCCCGCCGCGACCCGGCCCGCTTCGAGCCGAACCCCAAGCGCCGCATCGACGACGGGCTCGTCCTGCTCGGCGAGCGGGAGCTCCCGGTGGTCGACCTCATCGCCGGCGTCCTGGTCCGGGTCGCCGAGGAGTGGCATCGGGCGGTCGGCCCGGTCCGGCCCCACGTGACCCTGACCTGCCCGGCGACCTGGGGCGCCACCCGGCGCGGCCTGCTCGCCGAGGCCGCCTCTCGCGCCGGGCTCGAGGGTGCCCGGCTGGTTGCGGAGCCGGTCGCCGCCGCCACGTACTTCGCCGAGGTGCTGGGCCGCGACGTACCCATCGGCTCGGTCGTGGTGGTGCACGACTTCGGTGCCGGCACGTTCGACGCGAGCGTGGTCGCGCGCACCGCCGAGGGCTTCGAGGTGCTGGCCGTGGACGGCCGCGACGACATCGGCGGCCTCGACGTCGACGCCGCCCTGGTCGAGCATCTCGGCGTGCTCTGCGCGGAGCGGGACGCCGAGGCCTGGAAGCGGCTGACGGAGCCGGCGACGCTGGAGGACCGCCGCGCCCAGCGGCAGCTCTGGGACGACGTACGGATCGCCAAGGAAAGGCTCTCGCGCACCCAGTCGGCGGACGTGATGGTGCCGCTGCTCGATCTCGAACTGCACGTCACCCGCGAGGAGCTGGAGAAGCTCGCCCGTCCGGTCCTCGACCAGACCGTACGGGTGACCCACGACCTGCTGCGTTGGGCGGACCTGCCGGAGGGCCGGCTGGCCGGGGTCTTCCTGGTCGGCGGGGCGAGCCGGATCCCGCTGGTCGCCACGCTGCTGCACCGCGAGCTGGGCGAGGCCCCGGTGGCGATCGAGCAGCCCGAGCTGGTGGTCGCCGAGGGCAGCATCCTGGCGGGCGCCGCCCTGCTGGCGTCCGAGCCCGCGGCGCCGGGACCCACCTCGGAGATGCGGCTCGTTTCCCGGCCCGATGCCGGCCCCGGTCCCGTCCCCGTCGCCGCGACCGATCCGCCCACAGCCCCCGCCGCCTCCCAGGACGACATCGAGACGGTGCGGACCCCTCGCCGCGAGCTCACCGGTGCGCTTCCGCCCGCGGTGGATCCGTGGCCCGACGCGACACAGCACTGGCAGCGCGACCCCGAGGCCACCGTGGCGGTGTCGCCGGCCGCCACCGTGCTTCCGGTGTCGCCGCCTGCCCGGCCGGTCTCCCCGGCCCAGGGGGTGTCTTCCAGGAAGGGCGCCACGGTGCGGTGGGAACAGCCGCCTGTGCGCCGCCGCAGCGGTCGGGCCTTACGGGCCGTCCAGGTGTTTCTGAGCATCGTCCTGCTGGTCACGGCGCCGGTCGTCGCGTTGCTGGTGACGTACAGCATCTCGGCGGAGGTGCCCTTCGATGCGAGCATGACCTATCTGATCGAAGATCTGCGCCGCCTCATGGGGTGA